In one window of Borrelia anserina Es DNA:
- a CDS encoding SUMF1/EgtB/PvdO family nonheme iron enzyme, whose product MLNENGNLNINEKSFIVKLKPILGISPKIYVSFIILILPLMIAFSLIVNTKASNPGAYLNIKTNINNAHVYLNEKYIGRTPLKKYINATKGTLKIQRLGFETYEKKIEIQNRFFTSYKFNIDLKLKNPDKIIAQRQKELSVMTKIKNTNDNIKLIPVFSLIVNDLQNSPEHIKKFFKTSIPYIHSSTMFKEFLVSYKNIYSINSNNNKEIWESLQQNFHIGNRAIIWFFENLNKEQQKQISNEKWFQTLIENLNNENQILEFENKNINLYLKNFKKIASQKIEIIQNHKLYSKDITLKTTYKLKDFLIQNKNVTKAEYQDFLNENPKWAPNNKDNLIKEELVDESYLKTFKQMSSNEDITYISYYAAIEYAKWYSSNLPKGFKARLPISQEWELYQREVPKSIKNINANEISKKVGFWNLMQNSSLNDLILFQNENDIYSTNSNFNSLITEIRTYNYNTSILKPSTKASFLKYWSSPNIGFRLVIEKE is encoded by the coding sequence ATGCTCAACGAAAATGGTAATCTTAACATTAATGAGAAATCATTTATAGTAAAATTAAAACCAATATTAGGAATAAGCCCAAAAATTTACGTTTCATTTATAATACTTATTCTACCCTTAATGATAGCATTTAGTTTAATCGTAAATACCAAAGCAAGTAATCCTGGAGCATACTTAAATATAAAAACTAATATTAATAATGCACATGTTTATCTAAATGAAAAATATATTGGAAGAACTCCTCTCAAAAAATATATAAATGCTACCAAAGGAACCTTAAAGATTCAAAGACTAGGATTTGAGACTTATGAAAAGAAAATTGAGATACAAAACAGGTTTTTCACAAGTTACAAATTCAATATTGACTTAAAATTAAAAAATCCTGATAAGATCATCGCTCAAAGACAAAAAGAACTCTCAGTTATGACAAAAATTAAAAATACCAATGACAATATAAAATTAATTCCCGTCTTCTCGCTAATTGTAAACGACTTACAAAATAGCCCAGAACACATAAAAAAATTTTTTAAAACTTCAATTCCATATATACATTCGAGTACAATGTTTAAAGAATTCCTTGTATCATATAAAAACATCTATTCAATAAACAGTAATAATAACAAAGAAATATGGGAATCCCTACAACAAAACTTTCATATAGGAAATAGAGCAATAATTTGGTTTTTTGAAAATTTAAATAAAGAACAACAAAAACAAATATCCAACGAAAAATGGTTTCAAACATTAATAGAAAATTTAAATAATGAAAATCAAATACTAGAATTTGAAAATAAAAATATAAATTTATACCTAAAGAATTTTAAGAAAATAGCATCACAAAAAATTGAAATTATCCAAAATCATAAGTTATACTCAAAAGACATTACACTCAAAACTACATATAAGTTAAAAGACTTTTTAATCCAGAATAAAAATGTTACTAAAGCTGAATATCAAGATTTCTTAAATGAAAATCCAAAGTGGGCACCAAACAATAAAGATAATCTAATAAAAGAAGAACTTGTAGATGAAAGCTATCTTAAAACTTTCAAACAAATGTCATCAAATGAAGATATCACTTACATATCTTATTACGCAGCAATAGAATATGCCAAATGGTATTCCTCAAATCTACCTAAAGGATTTAAAGCAAGACTTCCTATATCTCAAGAATGGGAACTATATCAAAGAGAAGTACCAAAATCTATAAAGAATATAAATGCCAACGAAATATCTAAAAAAGTTGGATTTTGGAATCTAATGCAAAATTCAAGCCTCAATGATCTCATATTATTTCAAAACGAAAATGATATATATTCTACAAATTCAAACTTCAACTCACTAATTACCGAAATTAGAACATATAACTACAATACCTCAATACTAAAGCCTTCAACAAAAGCTTCATTCTTAAAATATTGGAGCTCGCCCAACATTGGATTTAGATTAGTTATTGAAAAGGAATAG
- the smpB gene encoding SsrA-binding protein SmpB: MSSLLLENKKAKFNYFIEEKIRCGIVLKGTEVKSIKLKKFSFNDSFANIKKDEIWLENLHISKYKGGNIFNHEETRHRKLLITKKEIQKLKKFKEKEGYTLIPISIYLQNSLIKVELGICKGKKLFDKRELLKQKSIKKDLSREIKQYR, translated from the coding sequence GTGAGCTCATTACTCCTCGAAAATAAAAAAGCAAAATTTAATTATTTTATTGAAGAGAAAATAAGATGCGGGATTGTTTTAAAAGGAACTGAAGTTAAATCCATCAAGCTAAAAAAATTTTCATTCAATGATAGCTTTGCTAACATTAAAAAAGATGAAATATGGCTTGAAAATTTACATATATCAAAGTATAAAGGAGGTAATATTTTCAATCACGAAGAAACAAGACATAGAAAACTCCTTATAACAAAAAAAGAAATACAAAAGCTAAAAAAGTTTAAAGAAAAAGAAGGATACACATTAATTCCTATATCAATTTATCTGCAAAATTCACTAATCAAAGTAGAACTCGGAATATGCAAAGGTAAAAAATTATTTGATAAACGGGAACTATTAAAACAGAAAAGCATAAAAAAAGATTTAAGTCGTGAAATTAAACAATATAGATAA
- a CDS encoding P13 family porin — protein MKRMFILVLFLLSTIFGFAQGYDEVNPNSSGNVEKMLLYETYKKSSLLPFLLNLFVGFGVGSLVQGDITGGLLSLGFDTLGLGLVGYGAYSVYQSYYKSVDKKPSVVSLSILTLGGVTMALTRIVEVILPFTYVSGYNKRLQQNLGIMLGGLQPGFDMNFNRDGDLMFDLYFTKRY, from the coding sequence ATGAAAAGAATGTTTATTTTGGTGTTGTTTTTACTTAGTACTATTTTTGGCTTTGCCCAAGGTTATGATGAGGTAAATCCAAATAGTTCTGGTAATGTGGAAAAGATGTTACTTTATGAGACCTATAAGAAGAGTTCTTTATTACCTTTCTTATTGAATCTTTTTGTAGGTTTCGGGGTAGGTTCTTTAGTGCAGGGTGATATTACTGGTGGGCTACTGTCTTTAGGATTTGATACTTTGGGTTTAGGTTTAGTAGGTTATGGTGCATATTCTGTGTATCAATCTTATTATAAAAGTGTTGATAAGAAACCATCAGTAGTTAGTTTATCTATATTGACGTTAGGAGGGGTTACTATGGCTTTAACCCGAATTGTTGAAGTTATACTTCCCTTTACATATGTGTCTGGTTATAACAAGCGACTTCAACAGAATTTAGGAATTATGTTGGGAGGATTGCAACCTGGTTTTGACATGAATTTTAACAGAGATGGTGATTTGATGTTTGATCTTTATTTCACTAAGAGATATTGA
- a CDS encoding DNA topoisomerase IV subunit A: protein MDIKTLLNDNFLQYSSYVIKDRAIASIIDGFKPVQRRIIHSLFEMNDGNFHKVANVVGNTMKYHPHGDTSIYEALVNMANKDLFIEKQGNFGNLLTGDPASASRYIECRLTPLAFEVLYSKEITSYEPSYDGRNDEPLIFPAKIPVILVQGSEGIAVGMAAKILPHNFNEILSAVKSELLGETYELYPDFPTGGIVDVNEYSDGNGKVLVRARIEPTDDNKAILIKELPFGETTESLIASIEKAIRKNYIKVSSINDFTTENVEIELTLPRGVNVNEVIEKLYHYTNCQISISVNLLLLSERYPVIYTVTDIIKFHAEHLQKVLKMELELEKNKILEKIFSKTLEQIFIEKKIYKILEVISRESDVIGIVMDEILKYKDSLSREVVLDDIENLLRIPIRKISMFDIDKNNKDIRTLSKELKSVESNIQSIKGYSINFIDKLLAKYSKVYQRKTEISFIKSKSVKEIATKNMKVYLNLKSGFVGTSLIDGDFIGNASYYDKILIFRKNSYILKNIEDKTFIDKNNVNVLVYDINNSKDQVFSIIYLNKSDNFYYVKRFRIDKFITDKVYNFLNDEDEFINFALNPKFVEFSTSKNVIKVINIDDFMVKSRLSLGKRISSSVIKKVRFK from the coding sequence ATGGATATTAAAACGTTACTTAATGATAATTTTTTACAATATTCATCTTATGTTATTAAAGATCGTGCGATCGCGAGTATTATTGATGGATTTAAGCCTGTCCAGAGACGTATCATACATTCTCTTTTTGAGATGAATGATGGCAATTTTCATAAAGTTGCAAATGTTGTTGGAAATACGATGAAATATCATCCCCATGGGGATACTTCGATTTATGAAGCGCTTGTTAATATGGCAAATAAGGATTTGTTTATTGAAAAACAGGGAAATTTCGGTAATCTTTTAACAGGTGACCCTGCTTCTGCATCACGTTACATTGAATGTCGGTTAACTCCTTTGGCATTTGAGGTACTTTATAGCAAGGAAATAACATCTTATGAACCTTCTTATGATGGTCGAAATGATGAACCTTTAATTTTTCCTGCCAAAATTCCTGTAATACTTGTTCAGGGGAGTGAAGGAATTGCAGTTGGAATGGCTGCTAAAATTCTTCCTCATAATTTTAATGAGATTTTGAGTGCTGTTAAAAGTGAGTTACTTGGAGAAACTTATGAACTTTATCCTGATTTTCCAACAGGTGGAATAGTAGACGTTAATGAATATTCTGATGGAAATGGGAAGGTTTTGGTTCGTGCAAGAATTGAGCCTACAGATGATAATAAGGCCATTTTAATAAAAGAATTGCCATTTGGAGAAACCACTGAGAGTTTGATAGCTTCAATTGAGAAAGCAATTCGAAAAAATTATATTAAAGTTTCAAGCATTAACGATTTTACTACTGAGAATGTTGAAATTGAGTTAACTCTTCCAAGAGGAGTGAATGTGAATGAAGTTATTGAAAAGTTATATCATTATACAAATTGTCAAATTTCTATTTCTGTCAATTTGCTTTTATTGAGTGAAAGATATCCTGTCATTTATACTGTCACAGATATTATCAAGTTTCATGCTGAGCATTTGCAAAAAGTTTTAAAGATGGAACTTGAATTGGAAAAGAATAAAATACTTGAGAAGATATTTTCTAAAACTTTAGAACAAATATTTATTGAGAAAAAAATTTATAAAATTCTTGAGGTTATTTCTAGAGAATCTGATGTTATTGGTATTGTGATGGATGAAATTTTAAAGTATAAAGATAGCTTATCTAGAGAGGTTGTTTTAGATGATATCGAAAATTTGCTTAGAATTCCTATTAGAAAGATAAGTATGTTTGATATTGATAAAAATAATAAAGATATTCGGACTTTAAGTAAAGAATTAAAAAGTGTAGAGAGCAATATTCAGTCAATTAAGGGTTATTCAATAAATTTTATTGATAAGCTTCTTGCAAAATATTCTAAAGTTTATCAGAGAAAGACGGAAATCTCTTTTATTAAGTCAAAAAGTGTTAAAGAAATAGCTACTAAGAATATGAAGGTTTATTTAAACCTAAAGTCAGGTTTTGTGGGAACCAGTCTTATTGATGGTGATTTTATTGGTAATGCTAGCTATTATGATAAAATACTGATATTTAGAAAGAATTCTTATATTTTAAAAAATATTGAGGATAAAACCTTTATTGATAAGAATAATGTGAATGTTTTAGTATATGATATAAATAATTCTAAAGATCAAGTGTTTTCTATAATCTATCTTAATAAATCAGATAATTTTTATTATGTTAAGAGGTTTAGGATAGATAAATTTATTACAGATAAGGTTTATAATTTTTTAAATGATGAGGATGAATTTATAAATTTTGCTTTAAATCCAAAATTTGTAGAATTTTCCACTAGCAAGAATGTTATTAAAGTGATTAATATTGATGATTTTATGGTTAAATCACGACTTTCTTTGGGTAAGAGGATTTCAAGCAGTGTTATTAAGAAAGTTAGGTTTAAATAG
- a CDS encoding DNA topoisomerase IV subunit B gives MKINSYDESKIVTLSSLEHIRLRSGMYIGRLGDGSNIDDGIYILVKEIIDNSIDEFIMGYGKEIFIKKEDNVVSVRDYGRGIPLGKVVESVSIINTGAKYNDDVFQFSVGLNGVGTKAVNALSSKFLVRSIREGNFFEAIFSKGNLINTTEGKSNEPNGTYIEFLADAEIFGKYKYSEDFLRRRFFHYACLNKGLKINYNDQIFQSNNGLLDFMNAEIKSEDLLYDFVYYSSKTLEFAFSHTNNYGETYFSFVNGQYTSDGGTHQTGFREGFARSINDFLKKTYSSTDIREGLVATLSVKIKDPMFESQTKNKLGNVETRSNVAKEVQRIILEILYKDKILAKVIENKVVDNERLRKELSSVRKEAKERAKKISFKIPKLKDCKFHFNEKSLQSDATMIFLTEGDSATGSMVSCRDVYTQAIFSLRGKPQNMFEKSKSEIYKNEELYNMMVALGIEESIENLRYNKIVIATDADFDGFHIRNLLLTFFLTYFEDLILNGHMYILETPLFRVRNKNATIYCYSEEEKQKAILELKNPEVTRFKGLGEISPSEFRGFIDVANIKLTKVDLINIKEIKEHLGFYMGPNTPERRNFIMENLI, from the coding sequence ATGAAGATAAATAGTTATGATGAGAGCAAAATTGTTACCTTGTCTTCTCTTGAACATATTAGATTACGGTCTGGGATGTATATTGGGAGATTGGGAGATGGTTCTAATATTGATGATGGTATTTATATTTTAGTTAAAGAGATTATTGATAATTCAATTGATGAATTTATCATGGGTTATGGCAAAGAAATTTTTATAAAGAAGGAAGATAATGTTGTTAGTGTAAGGGACTATGGTCGTGGGATTCCTCTTGGAAAGGTTGTAGAGAGTGTTTCTATTATTAATACTGGTGCTAAATACAATGATGATGTTTTTCAATTTTCTGTAGGACTTAATGGAGTTGGAACTAAAGCAGTTAATGCTTTGAGTTCAAAGTTTTTAGTAAGGTCAATAAGGGAAGGTAACTTTTTTGAGGCAATTTTTTCAAAAGGAAATTTAATTAATACTACAGAGGGCAAATCTAATGAACCAAATGGCACTTATATTGAATTTTTAGCTGATGCGGAAATTTTTGGTAAATATAAATATAGTGAAGATTTCTTACGGAGGCGATTTTTTCATTATGCTTGTTTAAATAAGGGTTTAAAAATTAATTATAATGATCAAATTTTTCAATCAAATAATGGGCTTTTAGATTTTATGAATGCTGAGATTAAATCTGAGGATTTGCTTTATGATTTTGTTTATTATTCTAGCAAGACTTTGGAATTTGCCTTTTCTCATACAAATAATTATGGCGAGACATATTTTTCATTTGTAAATGGGCAGTATACTAGTGATGGAGGTACTCATCAGACGGGATTTAGAGAAGGTTTTGCTAGAAGTATTAATGATTTTCTAAAAAAGACATATTCATCTACTGATATTAGAGAAGGACTTGTAGCTACTCTTTCGGTTAAGATAAAAGACCCAATGTTTGAAAGTCAGACTAAAAATAAGCTTGGTAATGTTGAGACTAGAAGTAATGTTGCTAAGGAAGTGCAAAGAATAATTTTAGAAATCCTTTATAAGGATAAGATACTTGCAAAGGTAATTGAGAACAAAGTTGTTGATAATGAACGTCTTAGAAAAGAATTAAGTAGTGTACGTAAAGAGGCAAAAGAGAGAGCAAAGAAAATATCTTTTAAGATTCCTAAGCTTAAGGATTGTAAGTTTCACTTTAATGAAAAGAGTCTACAATCTGATGCTACTATGATCTTCTTAACTGAAGGAGATTCTGCAACAGGTTCAATGGTGTCTTGTAGAGATGTTTATACACAGGCTATATTTTCTCTTCGTGGTAAGCCACAAAACATGTTTGAAAAGAGTAAGTCAGAAATATATAAGAATGAAGAACTTTATAATATGATGGTAGCACTTGGCATTGAAGAGTCAATTGAGAATTTGAGGTATAATAAAATAGTGATTGCTACAGATGCGGATTTTGATGGTTTTCATATTAGAAATTTGCTTTTAACCTTTTTTTTGACTTATTTTGAAGATTTGATTTTAAATGGGCATATGTATATTTTAGAGACACCACTCTTTAGAGTAAGGAATAAAAATGCTACTATTTATTGTTATTCTGAGGAAGAGAAGCAAAAAGCTATTCTTGAGCTTAAAAATCCTGAAGTTACAAGATTTAAAGGACTTGGAGAGATTTCTCCAAGTGAGTTTAGAGGTTTTATTGATGTTGCTAATATTAAGCTTACAAAAGTAGATCTTATCAACATTAAGGAAATAAAAGAGCATTTAGGATTTTATATGGGGCCAAATACTCCTGAGAGGCGAAACTTTATTATGGAGAATTTAATTTAA
- a CDS encoding lysophospholipid acyltransferase family protein has product MKILRSIVTYINFFLFILIFAVLFPVFLVFKLFKLESFFMKFSFPLIRCVLKGSLWLSGIKVVVTSDNDCYLHKGGVVIMSNHIASMDPLFLIYIFVRPFVVIAKRSLLYIPLINFLLISMGSIFINRNSIKSSAITQRKAAKVIQEGGAIVIFPEGTRNRGGKTRDFKRGSVNLALKTNSPIMPVTLLNTHKIFINNWILNSGLSIYVHVHSLIDVSKLTDDEKNKLHVIVRDRIVKKLEEMKIQYNIDGNLNEDK; this is encoded by the coding sequence ATGAAAATCTTAAGAAGTATTGTTACTTATATTAATTTTTTTCTATTTATTTTGATTTTTGCAGTTTTATTTCCAGTATTTTTAGTTTTTAAGCTTTTTAAGCTTGAGAGTTTTTTTATGAAATTTAGTTTTCCATTAATTAGATGTGTTCTTAAGGGTAGTTTATGGCTTTCTGGAATTAAGGTTGTTGTTACAAGTGATAATGATTGTTATTTGCATAAGGGTGGTGTAGTCATTATGTCAAATCATATTGCTTCGATGGATCCACTTTTTTTAATATATATATTTGTAAGACCCTTTGTTGTAATTGCTAAGAGATCGCTTTTATATATTCCGTTAATTAATTTCTTATTAATTTCTATGGGATCTATTTTTATAAATAGAAATAGTATAAAATCTTCTGCTATTACTCAAAGGAAAGCTGCTAAGGTTATTCAAGAAGGAGGGGCTATTGTAATTTTTCCTGAAGGAACTAGAAATCGAGGTGGAAAAACAAGAGATTTTAAAAGAGGTTCTGTTAATCTAGCTTTAAAGACGAATTCTCCAATTATGCCTGTTACTTTGCTTAATACACATAAAATTTTTATTAACAATTGGATATTGAATTCAGGATTATCTATCTATGTACATGTTCATTCTTTAATAGATGTTTCTAAGTTGACAGATGATGAAAAAAATAAGCTTCATGTTATTGTTAGAGATAGGATAGTTAAAAAACTAGAAGAAATGAAAATTCAATATAATATTGATGGGAATTTAAATGAAGATAAATAG